A part of Populus alba chromosome 8, ASM523922v2, whole genome shotgun sequence genomic DNA contains:
- the LOC118042368 gene encoding uncharacterized protein → MGLESETKKSQLVLEICSLSTLSVACVHRHRSSSYGPAESHFIDWYRILGVEEDADIDVIKKRYRKLALQLHPDKNKHPRAELAFKLVFEAYSYLTDSIKRRAFNLERSKNFCIKCNRIPYTPGNNSSKSQAPKGAEESNAANRSKWLRNRVREMKQRFKEEIKVMENCLKANRASRKEAPLFKPSDNCHFHSNTRSVTPMESPVFDPSDYLLKGYPHIRTRIYRKPENFWDLQREDALNNYGGQGTVKGRSYHDFPVFEKRSERGILKESAACVYS, encoded by the exons ATGGGACTGGAATCGGAAACCAAGAAATCCCAGTTAGTGCTGGAGATTTGCTCTTTATCAACCCTGTCGGTTGCCTGTGTTCACAGGCATCGTAGCAGCAGCTACGGTCCTGCAGAATCACATTTTATTGACTGGTATCGGATTCTTGGA GTAGAAGAAGATGCAGACATAGACGTTATAAAGAAGAGGTATCGTAAACTTG CTTTGCAACTTCACCCCGACAAGAACAAGCATCCAAGAGCTGAGCTTGCCTTCAAGCTTGTCTTCGAG GCCTACTCGTATCTTACAGACAGTATAAAGAGAAGAGCCTTCAACTTGGAGAGAAGCAAGAACTTCTGCATAAAGTGCAACAGAATTCCATATACACCTGGCAACAATTCGAGCAAATCACAAGCACCGAAAGGAGCCGAGGAATCGAATGCTGCAAATCGCTCAAAATGGCTTCGGAATCGCGTGAGAGAAATGAAACAAAGATTTAAAGAGGAAATCAAAGTGATGGAGAACTGTTTGAAGGCCAATAGAGCATCAAGGAAAGAAGCACCACTTTTCAAACCGTCAGACAATTGCCATTTCCATAGCAACACTCGCTCTGTGACACCAATGGAGTCCCCAGTTTTTGATCCATCAGACTATCTACTCAAAGGCTATCCTCACATCAGGACTCGGATTTACAGGAAACCTGAGAACTTTTGGGACTTGCAGAGAGAAGATGCATTGAACAATTACGGTGGCCAAGGAACAGTCAAAGGAAGGTCATATCATGACTTCCCAGTCTTTGAGAAAAGATCAGAGAGAGGAATACTCAAGGAATCTGCTGCTTGTGTATATTCATAA